Below is a genomic region from Rhipicephalus microplus isolate Deutch F79 unplaced genomic scaffold, USDA_Rmic scaffold_841, whole genome shotgun sequence.
ATTTCCAAAATCATTCTTTGGTATACACACGCAAAAACGACACTAAAGTTTACAAAGCATCGCTGCAGTCCAAACTACTGGTCATTCCTACGACAGCAACGCGGATGGCTACGATAAAAAAGTGCACCGTCTTTCGCTGAAGGGAACCATGTGAAGATGTGAAGCAGCGGTAGCTAACGCTCACACCGGAGGCGGCgtcgacgctggcgctcatcgcgacGGTGCGCAGGAGTGAaatctggggaggcgcaaagcacgccgTGATGAAtcagtgtttcctactggaacttgccgatcgctgctaatgggcaatgagaaaaGACTGATTGCACACAAAGAGCCCCCCTCCCCCAGTCCGGCCGATTGTAGTTTACGCGcaagctgcgaatttttattgtttaacaacggccagtagaaatttcccaccggcaccaccttggaggtcaagatccacaGCCCATATCTACGGGGTGTCCAGTGAACTGCCGTGCAGCGCGAGCAGCCGGTTATTTTTcaataataaacaaacaaaaaaactcgtTAGTGGACGGTGCCCGCCTCATGGATGCTAACCTGTGTTGGCGTTACGAGGCGATAGATGGGGGAGCGTAGGAGATGATAAAGATGGGGAGggaacgcgcatgcgcaatgggtgTGTAAATGCCGTGGCGAGGGACGCCTAGGGAAGAGAGAGGGAGAGCAAGCGTAGGCTAGCAGAGACTGCCGACGTCGGCGTTTCCAGGTGAGaaagggggagcgtaggagaggagtgGCGGAGacatgcgcatgcgcagtaagggtggtcatgcCACGCACCAGATTGAACTCGGCcttaagatgcttcgcatctagagTTCATTCTTTTATGCGTTCTGCTAATACTACGTAATGGCGAAAGCGATCTTCTTTATCTGACCCTTTACCCCTTTCATCTCCGCAAGTTTTCGGTGCCTAACATGATTTGGTATTGCCTCCAGGAACAGGGGCATTGCATTGATTTTTGCCCTTTACCTGGTTTTGCACAGCCTCTGTCATCGACCCGCCTATCATCAAGTGACGATATCATCTGGTAGCGTCATATGGCTACATCAAGTCGTGATGATATCCGGAGTCACTCATGTCGACGCCCGCAGTGCTGGTAGACGGTCTATTGTAGTGTTTGTTGATGCATCTGTATAGTCTAATCAAACCCTTAAATATGTTCAGCAGAGAAGCACGTCTGACCTTTTAATACTGCTGAGCACATGATTCGTGCATACTAAGTACTAAGGTGGCAGCAAATTCATAACGGATTTCAGGAAGGTGTGTTACAAACCACGTCTGCCCAGTGAGGAAGAACGATGCGATTATCGTCGAGGATCATGAGCTGCAGTTTGTCGACGCCATAACCAGCATCCGCTAGAGCAGGTCCCAGGTCGAGTTTGACAAAGTCTCTTTGCTGGTTGGCAGAGAAGCCCAGGGTTTGCCATCGGAACCCCGGCACAAATCCGGTCGTTGGTTCGTTCTGTGTCGTCAAACCCCAGATGGGAACTCCGAGCCTCTCGTACTCCTGTATGAATCTGGAGTAAAGTAACATTGAAGATTGCACAGAAACTGAGACATGCAGTATGCGGACTGATCAATGGTAACATAATACTTGACAATTACAGCATATATTTTTTCTAGACTTCATGTGCGACCTCTATCGTGTCCGCATCTTAAGTGAACGTCACTGAAGTTTGTTTTGTGCGGTTGGATGAACTCAATACAGTGGTTTGATTACTAGTTTGCTCATGTTAAAAAATGTTCTGACTTAACTGGGTAAGCTAAGGAAATATATGCACATGTGCAACGTCTGTGTACAAGTGCACATACGTCTTCCATAAACAGTTAAGCTGTTTACCGTGTACTACTTTGTGCACATTTATTATCTCGTGGTTTTTCCTTCTTACTTTTCTACGTGTGTCATGGAGGAAGATAACACACCCTTGAACAGATACACCTGTACACTCTCTTAcgctatttttattattattatcttcttCTTTTGCAAGATACTTCATTAGTCTCAGTATGGCCTTCGAATTCACAAATCCTGCTTAGCATGGAGCGGATAGAATGAAAACACTTTTCGTGTTAGTGCGGGCGATGCTGTTACGAAGTCATTGCGAACATGCTATACCTGACGTAATATTTTGCCCAGGCCTTGTAGTATGGTCCACCTGGTTCACCGATTAGAAACCCTCGCCCTTCAAGCGCGTTGTTGGTTTTCATCCACGCGGGGCTGCTCCAGGAGCTTCCGAAGAACCACGCGGGTTCGCTTGACAGAGACAAGGCTTTTTTAAGGTACGGAATCTGCGAAACAAGTTATCGAGGGCTTTGTTAACGAACTTTGTAGTCTTTCTAAAGAAGAAACATTTCATATGAATCTCCCTTAATTAAACTCGCTTTCTGTTGGTTTGATCAGGTTTTGTTTTACAAAGAACGGAGCTCTTCGTCAGTCCCCCTCATTCGTACTTTCTTGAGAGATTATTCTTTACTAACATGTGGTGCATTTTTATTGATTTGTTTGGATGCCTTCTCATCCAAAGGAACATCAAAATATCTTTTGTTTCAAAATACATTCGTACGAACCACCACGTGAAGTAAGGAGCATGCGTTCCTGATcattttgaaaagaaaaagtcgAACTCGTTTGTTAAATGTTTATAAATCTATAATCAATAAGGCCTTCGAATGCTCACATTAATGTTTTTTAAAGATAATTTAGTACCTTGAGGTCGAAATCCTCTGGAGCGAGAGTGAAGTTGCTCATCTCGAAGTCACCTGGTGAGTCGTCATACGTATATTTGCGTGCAGAGAAGTCACAGCTGGCCACGGGAATTCTGCCTATGGTGTACCCAATTCCTGTATAGAGAGGCATGTTTTATAAGAGGGAACAGCTTTCTTAGTTCATTCCGCCTTTCCTTGTGGGGTCGTTTATAGCCGAATTTCCACTGCCGACACAAAGGTGTTATTGCAAGGGCACGTGATAGCCTTCAAAGCGGCCATTGTTACGTTCAGACAGGCGGGTAGTGTTGAGGGAGATATTTGAGAAGGCATACTTTCATCCTAATTATAAACTCGTATTATTATTCAATTACACTGTGATGACTTCTGGTTTTGTCACAAGCAGTAAAGCGTAATATTCATAAAGTAAAACAACAAACTTCTCATGAAAACACTCAGGGCAACAAACATACGCTTCGAATAACGTACGCTTTCAATTATTATGCATGAATGTGGCAGCAcaagcataataataaaaaaatgggcTACAACAATGATAAATGTCAAATATAAAGAAGATTTCGGTGAAATCTCAACTCTGGACGCCCCACTCTGTGCCTTCAGTTACGCTTTGGATTATGTCAGCATCATTCCTGCACAAAGAATCATCGGAGAGCCAACTTTAACAGATTTAGCAAAGGGAAAAAATTGCACGATCCGCCAAAACTAACATCACTTCACATATATATCATTGCAAATTCAACCAATTCATGCATCTTTGCTTACATCGAAACCAATGCATAGTTTTCGCAGTCGTTACCTTCTTTTGAGTAGTAAGACTTGAGAATATCGTCTTGCATGTTCGTCGGAAGAGACTTCACGTTTATTCCGGCGGCATCAGTGAATGCACCTCCAAACCCAAAAATTTTCTGGTATTCTTTTGAAGAGTCGATCACAATCAGGAGAGTTTCGTTGTTTCCATCTGTGGAGcaataatgaataaaaaaaatacccaTGTCTTTCACTTATGCATGTTCATGAGGTGCTTCTTTGGATAGAAGCAATATGACCAGCGGCAAATGCTGTTTGTTCGGCAGGAACGTATAAAAGTGCAATGTCATTGGTGCTGTTGAAATTCATAAAGACATTCTTGTTAATTTTAAGTGACAAAGCAAGAACATAGCACTAAATTATAGAACTTTGACTTAGCGATGTTTGACTGGTAatcatcaaataaataaataaataaataaataaataaataaataaataaataaataagtaaataaatataaaaataatgTTTCTTTCTGAGCACACGCGGAAATGACTGTGTGGTTGGTGTATTTGAATAGCAGGAAAAATTACGAAAGCAAGCAAAACTAACCATCAACCGGTGTCCTGCTCAGTGGTATCGTAGTCTTAGCGAACCTCAAACCATCCTTGGTGCTCTCAAATGCAACCGCGGATCCGTTGTGCAAAGGTCCGATGTCACCGATGTAGTCGCAGTACGTCACGTTGCATACACACACGAAGCTACTTCGGCCATAGTCTCTTCGCTGGCATTCTGGAGCTACAGCTGTGTGGAGGAATGAACAATAGTTTTCACTTTCACGCAATCAGTACAGCGACTGTTTACAGAGAAGTGGGTGGCACTGTATTGACAGCCGAGAAGGTACGATATAAATTTTGGGTGTCTGCGTATATATAAATCAACATATTTGCGGTTAAAGCTGACTATACTTGACTTCGGCCTACCTTGTAAGAGCAAACGATGGAGATTGACTAGTACAACTACCATTACGAAACTTCAAGTAGGAATTCTTTGCGAACTTCTATTAACATCAACATACAAATTGCGGTAAACCATTTAACTTACTTGATATAATGACTACGAATAAAGCTATGGCAAGGAATAAAACCCTCTTCATGATGCTTCGTTTTCAAATGCTGTCTGCAACACCCGAACACTGCGTTTACTTTCCACACGATTCCCAAGAAGTGCGCCCGTTAGTTATCAGAtgagctgtaagcgcaaagataACGAAAGTCGACCGACTGCACTAATGCATATGCTGAGAAGACGGTGGTGCCCAGAATCcactcagataaaaaaaaaaaacgtggtgacGTTGCATCTGATTGTAATCTCCAGCGTATGCATTTGAAAAACAACCTTACTGTCTGGGCGTGACACTTTGTTAACGTAATATCTTTTTAGCCCGCCGCGGTAGCTTAGAACGTAACGTGTCGCGTTGCTAAGCTCGAGGACACGGGTTCGATTCCGAGCCATGGCGACCGCGTTTCGGTAGGAGCGAAATGCAAGAATaccacattaaagaaccccacttGATTAAAATTATTCCAGTCTCCCCGCGACGGTGTGAATAATTGTAATATTGTGGATTAGGCAAGTGAACGTCAATGAATTATTATTTCGTCATTTCAAGCCGTCGTAAGTCATTGTACTAAGTGAAAACAGCACCGGAATTAGAAGAGAAGCAGTAACACACTACATGAGTGCTTACGAACAACTAGCGCAAATTCtcgattgatagatatgtggggtctaacgtcccaaaattgccatatgattatgagagccgtagtggaggacttcggaaatttcgaccacctggggttctttagcgtgcacccaaatctgagcacacgggcctacaacatttccgcctcccccagaaatgcagccgccgcagccgggattcgaatccgcgacctgcaggtcagcagccgagtaccttagccactagaccgcaaATTCTTCTCGTCCCAATCCAGTGCTGTTTCCAGTGAGTATCATGCACCAACTGGCCGTTCAAGATACCCTTTTGTAAGTTATCGAATAAAAGAATCGTGAAGTTAACAGACTCTTGAGCTATGTAACATTTCCTGTTTTCTGTACGTAGTCGTGCTGAACGCCTCATTGTTATCTTTTAGAACGGATTGTATACAGCGACTGCATTGCAGTCATGTATATCGAAAAATGCTGACGTGAATATGAGCTCGACTTACTTCTAGCTCTGAATGCATATTTTAGTGGCTGGTACAGTTGATGATaggcggggtttaacgtcctaaaaccaccgcatgattatgagagacgccgtagtggagggctccggaaatttcgatcacccgaggttcttgaacgtgcaccgaaACCTGAGCACAAAGGTCTACggcatttttgcttccatcgaaaatgcatctgctgcagccgggatgtgatgtcgcgaccggcgggtcagcagccgaatagcCACTACATTACCGCGGTGTGACAGTGGCTGGTACAGTTATAATGTGCATAATAGGTAGGTGACATTTCTAAGAAGTAAGCTGCAGTGAAACCTTTCACGTCTATTTTAGCAATTATTTCCGATAACGGGAATTCTGCGGTCTCTGAGAATACGACGAGTCGTATTGGGTGCTTCACTTCAACAAAACTAGGCTGACTAACGTACACTTGGTTTTGCGCTGCATCCATAATCGGCCAACCTTCGACCAAGAGACGATGTCATGCCATGACTTCATGGTGGCATCACAAATTTTAACGGCgtgtgacgtcatggtgacgtGATAGCGTGATGATGATTTTGGCACTGACTATACGGTGACCAGGGCCCTTCGGCACAGCACTATCGTAAGAGTGAGGGGGCCCGTTAACGTAGTCAAATAGTAATAGTGACGGGCCCCCATCATAATAGTGATGCAACTATATTGACGGGTCCGGTCACCATAAAGCGGTGACTATGGTGAGGGGGCCCGTCAGCGTAGAGTATAATGATAGAAATGAAGGGGCCCGTTCGCGTGATCTGCTATACCTTTAGATGTGGTCCTCGTGCGTTTTCGATGGTGTGGGTTGACATGCTGTTGAACTAGCAGTAGTGCTGCAGTTCATCAGATCAATCCTTGCTTCGTCaacttttttcttgatttttttctagGTAATGCTCGAACATTGGCTATATTGCTctgaagaagttttttttttccttaaagaaAGTGAAGTTGCTGTGCGCGTCGTTTTTGTTAGACACAGTGGGCGATCCTTGATGCGTCGTTGGAGCGCGACCTCGATGCAGGTCGCACTGACCAAGTACATTGTTTAATGTTCTCTTGAATGTTTTGAAAAAATATAATCGCGATTATTCTTCGGTCACAACCATCAACCGTTCAATGGGGGACGAAGACCTTTCCTATAGATTTCCGATTGACACTGCCCTGGCTGATCATATGTGCCAATGTATGCCTGCACATTTCTTAATTTATTGTCCTCCCCATCAGCTACCCTCGACTGCGTTTCGCATCCCTAGGCATTCATTCCACCGCTACAAATAATCATCTGTTATCTATCCTACACATAATGTGTGCCTCAGTTTAATATCACGTAATTTCTGTGTCGCTGCGTATGCAGGACATGTGCGCTGATGCTAAACGTAAAACGCATTGCGGATGAACGTGTGTTCCAGCATTGAGGACTGTAGTCTGTAATTGGTGTACGTCCCAGTAAGTCCCAATATAGAAATACGCACGCATCCGGGAATACTTCGCCTGGAAAAAAATACACAAACTTCATGATGTCAAATTGACTTTTTTTTACAAGGCATGTGCACGTTGCTTTCGTCCCATCAATATGTTCTTTTCAGTAAAAACGTTGGTAGACATGCGAACTCTCCACGGTGCGGtaaatgccccgccgcgatggtctagtggctaaggtactcgcctgctgacccgcaggtcgcaggatcgaatcccggttgcggcggttgcatttccgatggaggcataaatgttgtgggcccgtgtgctcagatttgggtgcacgttaaagaaccccaggtggtcgaaatttccggagccctccactacggcgtctctcataatgatatggtggttttgggacgttaaaccccacatatcaaccagtCAATCAATGGTGTGGTAAATACTCATGTTACGATTGCGCTCTTTGTAGCTGTTTTCCCATCCATGGGGACGATGCTTTTCACGTGGGATCGAGGTGTCTTTCGTATCATTCTCGACGATTTAAATGAAAACACGCTGAAGACGTGGCCGGTTTCCTGGCGGCATCTCAAGGCCGGCTGGTGCTGTTCGGGATTGAATATAAACCGCAAAGTGTGACCTAGTTGACAAAACGAATACGCAAAAATGAACGTTCGTCTAGCAGCGTGCTTATCCTACGCTGAGGGAAGGGAGCTGTAGCGAGTTAAGTGCCGTCACCTCGCGAAGTAGTGaataacaaaaacaataaaaactgCTTCAACCACTTCAGTGACAGCGCTCGCGGCTCTACGATGACGCAGTCTGTCGCTGAAATTGTAGCGCTGCTACGAAGGAGTATACCTTGCTAATGTGACATTATTGTGGCTTACTGACTCGATTCGGTAGTGTCTGAGCGCTTGTAATGATACTGATGGAAAGTTATTTGTATTAGTGCTACAGAGCTTGCGGGGAGGGCAGCTCAGACCGGGCTCCGCTGCGGCAGGCATTCTGCGAGTGCGGTCAGTCAGCTCGACTCAGCTGATCctcaggttctcgctggccagcggCTTCTCCCATCGCTCCTCTGTGAAGCAGTGTGGAAGATGAATATTGTTTAAAAGAAGTAAAATTATTGAAAACTATatgaaaaagcgaaaaaaaacaacagaaacggTTAATTGTTCTGCGCGTTTAGAACCGACGTTGCATAGCAATAACGCGTCACGCACTGCCCATGGCACTTCGAAATCTATGCGGTATGGCTGTATAACAACTGCCGCAGGCAGCAACACGATTTTcttctgaaaataaaaattatgacttcccAGTAACGTCAATGTCGACGaatcttcaacaaaaaaaaaagaagagagagagaagttaaATCTTGATCTGGTGATCTGTAGCACTACCCTTTTTGTAGTGGCTTGGGGCGCTTATAGAAGCCGCACGGACATGGCAATATAGTATAAAATGACTGCAAACTTACGGTAACGGCTGTCTCATTTTTTCCATTACACTATACGGTGACAGGCGCCCTCATTTTCACAATTTTGCTGCGCTGACGGTTCCCCCAATTTTTACGTTGAAACACGCTGACAGGCCCTGTTACAGTAGTCCCTGCCTTACGGTGATGGGGCCCGTCAATTGTGATGGTGATGTGGCCCGGCTGTTAAGACAAGCCCCCTGACTAAATCACCACAGTATCACCTATGGCAACTGGCCTCTCCCTCAACGCGGCGATAGTACTGCGCTGACGGGCCCCATCACTGTAGTCACTGCCGATGATTGTTCGCATCCCTCGCGGTAACGCCACCTATGCCGACGCTGATGGTCAATTTTACGTTGGATGAATCATCTGCGGCTTTCGCTTTAATACGTGCACCTACGTAGCTGCATGCTCTGTTGATGTTGTGGTTTCCTGATGAAGAGCGACGCTATGTGGCTTTTGGTAACCCATCAACACTAGGTCTCCTGGTAGCGCAAGTTAAACGCAGTGCAAATGCAGGTACACGTAGACACACAGGGCCACGTGTTTTCCCGAATGCCTACATTTCTCCTGTCTCTTACTCGCGCTTAATTCTCGTCGGCACTGTCGTTTTTGCCGTGCCGTGGATTCCGCACACTCTGTTCATACCGTGGCCTTCTACCGGGAAGATTAACAATTCCAGAACTTTGAAATTTCACTAGTGTGGCCTGCATGGCGGGTCATCCAGGCCACGCTTTACATGCATCCATAAAGTAATCATGCGGTTGGTCGTGGCAAATCTGAATTTCATGTAATGTGCACTCTCTATAGCGCCCCTTGTTTTACGGGCTATTTTGAGTGGTTGCATTCACGTTACATACCATCACATCGCATTGTCCGTTAGTTTTAAAGAGCTGTTTACTTTTATTCTTTATTACTACGCTTGCTATACTCATCACAGATATTTCACTGCCAGAACAATTAAATCCTTAGCACGCCTATGAGTACTTATGTACTCATATATGCGTGCGTAGGATCTCCCTTCAGGGGGAGCAAAAGTTCGTCACAGCTCTCCCCCTCCATacattatgtcaatgtatggggctgacgtTGCGCCCCCCCCCCACTTATAAGGTGACTGCGGGGGCCTCCGCCCCCTCTGATTCCCCTCTCTCCCCCATGCGCACGCTTATGTTTGTTGTGTTTATAAGATTGAATAGccaccactgcaaccacaactgatgTTTCGCGAACATTGCGGCCTACTTGAAAAAcaattccgagacctggtgtggctctgcgGCAGAATACTTGATCGCCAAgcagaatgctagggttcgatttctgctggcaccccgacatttattctttgca
It encodes:
- the LOC142795749 gene encoding lysosomal acid glucosylceramidase-like, whose amino-acid sequence is VAPECQRRDYGRSSFVCVCNVTYCDYIGDIGPLHNGSAVAFESTKDGLRFAKTTIPLSRTPVDDGNNETLLIVIDSSKEYQKIFGFGGAFTDAAGINVKSLPTNMQDDILKSYYSKEGIGYTIGRIPVASCDFSARKYTYDDSPGDFEMSNFTLAPEDFDLKIPYLKKALSLSSEPAWFFGSSWSSPAWMKTNNALEGRGFLIGEPGGPYYKAWAKYYVRFIQEYERLGVPIWGLTTQNEPTTGFVPGFRWQTLGFSANQQRDFVKLDLGPALADAGYGVDKLQLMILDDNRIVLPHWADVVLGDPEAAKYVSGVAVHWYMDSLTNPRVLDKVHESFPDKFILGTEACTGAAIKPEDKVKLGSWERAEFYASDILEDFNHWVSGWTDWNLVLDTRGGPNWADNFVDSPIIVNASAQEFYKQPMYYVFGHFSKALPRGSVRIYSQLEQSSFQAAKNMTATKLSYAAFKTPDSSLVVVVLNRGNDKFTLKIKDATSTGSIQKIIQERSITTFIWHA